The following is a genomic window from Candidatus Aminicenantes bacterium.
GGAGCAGGGATTGCAAAGCTCGTCGCTGGCCGAATAGGGAAAGCAGCTCTCATGGGGAATGCCGGTCGTGCGGATGTATTCCGCCGCCAGATAATCATAGCCGCCATCCTCGCAGTCCCCCGCCCCACTGCATGAAATGAGCGTCTGCTCCGACAGATCGATATCCTCGCTCATGTTCTCGCTGATCTTGACCATGCTCTCAAGCACGGCGGTGGCGGCGAAAGCCCAGCAACCGCCGCAATCGCCCTGGTCCTTAATCGCGGTGATCCAATTGCCGTTGTGGTCGCGCCAGTCCAACGCCGCGGGCAGCGCCGCGGTGGCGCGCTCCTGGCTTGCGATCCGGGGCACTATCCGCGCCAGGCGGCCTCCGAGCCGGCGCCGCCTTTCGGTCGCGCTCAGGCGTGACAGCGATGTCTCGCCGGCCTGCCAGGTCAGCTTTTCTCTGGCGATGGCATTCTGCACGGCGAGCACTTCCTTGTTTTCCTCCCGCTCCTGGGCCGGCAAAAAACAGCTTCCGCCCAAAACGCAAAGAGACGCGAAAACGAGCAGCCATTTTTTCCTGATCATTTTGGATCTCCTGCTGACCATGTCATGAGAAGCCCTAGCCCTCACGGCCGCCGTCGCGCCCAACGGCACGATCCATTCCGGCAGCGGCGGCAGCGGGCAGGTGCCCGGGTTTGACGGCGATCGCACCGCTGGCGGCCGGTTCGGGCATGGGTTGCAGCGACCGGCAGACTTCCGCGCAGTATTTGCGGAAATCTTCCATGGCTGATTCCGGCAGCGGGGCGACGCTGGGCGATTGCAGCCTGAGCGGGTTGAGGAAAGCGCCATTTTTGCGCAGCCCGTAATGCAGATGCGGCCCGGTCGACAGGCCGGAGTTGCCCACGAAGCCGATGACCCGCCCCTGCTCGAGGCGCTGGCCGGCGCTTAACCCGGCGGCGAAGCGCTGCAGGTGATAATAATAACTGGCATAGCCGTTGGCGTGGCGGATGGCGACGTAATTGCCACGGCCATCATCGCGGCCGCGGGCAATCACCACCCCCGAGGCAGTGGCCCGCACCGGCGTGCCGTAAGGGGCGGCGAAATCGGTGCCGCTGTGCCGCGCCGAGAAGCCAAGGACCGGGTGCAAGCGCATGCCGAAGCGCGAGGTGACGCGGATGAACGGCAGCGGGCAGCGCAGGAACTGGCGCTTGGTGGAGCGGCCGTCGGGATGGTAGTAGCCCAAATGCCCGGC
Proteins encoded in this region:
- a CDS encoding C1 family peptidase, coding for MIRKKWLLVFASLCVLGGSCFLPAQEREENKEVLAVQNAIAREKLTWQAGETSLSRLSATERRRRLGGRLARIVPRIASQERATAALPAALDWRDHNGNWITAIKDQGDCGGCWAFAATAVLESMVKISENMSEDIDLSEQTLISCSGAGDCEDGGYDYLAAEYIRTTGIPHESCFPYSASDELCNPCSGWQARVIKIRAWDWVSTSVTGIETALQNGPLSTYMTVYSDFYHYRSGIYQVSSGATEEGGHLVTIIGYDHPGGYWICKNSWGSGWGETGFFRIQMGQADIGIQNLSMSEPIMDDHAPIFQAINEHSVEEGE